Proteins from a genomic interval of Solea solea chromosome 10, fSolSol10.1, whole genome shotgun sequence:
- the LOC131467341 gene encoding LOW QUALITY PROTEIN: ecto-ADP-ribosyltransferase 5-like (The sequence of the model RefSeq protein was modified relative to this genomic sequence to represent the inferred CDS: inserted 1 base in 1 codon) — MPVNPGGREMAMMGVLAAVLLMFAICTGFAKTSAESGLKSQVPLDLALNAVDDMYTGCKDKMDYRVRKLYLPNEKNGDKNFTLAWGEAEKYYNKKWKRKKGMKPSSGLGKEQIMAIYVYTLDKPKVYLDFNDAVRSNRSVYLTKFRYHALHFFLTDALQTLSSRKPEAERCVTGYRRANRCFGQDVLNKVIRFGSFTSSSMGWYPSADRFGDKSCFEIVTCFGAXTCFSKLGESEREALIPPQEVFKVTRIERRSDHKNLPCDVVYKLKSTGKTLSNLNCALFANMRRHWLKKDENNSFVIL; from the exons ATGCCGGTGAATCCTGGAGGAAGAGAGATGGCCATGATGGGAGTTTTGGCTGCAGTGCTATTGATGTTTGCGATCTGTACAGGATTTGCAAAG ACGTCTGCAGAATCTGGGTTGAAAAGTCAAGTCCCACTGGATCTGGCTCTGAATGCAGTGGATGACATGTACACTGGTTGCAAGGACAAGATGGACTACAGGGTGAGGAAGCTGTATCTGCCGAATGAGAAAAACGGAGACAAAAATTTCACACTGGCCTGGGGCGAAGCCGAGAAATATTACAACAAAAAATGGAAGCGTAAGAAGGGAATGAAACCTTCCTCGGGACTGGGTAAAGAACAGATCATGGCTATTTATGTTTACACTCTCGACAAACCAAAGGTTTACCTTGATTTCAATGATGCAGTTCGAAGCAACAGGTCTGTGTACTTGACCAAGTTCAGGTATCACGCACTTCACTTTTTCCTGACCGATGCTCTTCAAACGCTCAGCTCCCGAAAACCTGAAGCCGAGAGATGCGTGACTGGCTACCGCAGAGCAAACCGCTGCTTTGGACAAGACGTCCTCAACAAGGTGATTCGCTTTGGCTCTTTTACCTCCAGCTCGATGGGTTGGTATCCAAGCGCTGATCGATTCGGTGACAAGTCTTGCTTTGAGATCGTGACATGCTTCGGAG TGACATGCTTCTCAAAGCTCGGAGAGTCCGAGAGGGAAGCGCTGATTCCTCCCCAGGAGGTTTTTAAAGTAACAAGAATAGAGAGGAGATCTGATCACAAGAATCTGCCATGTGACGTCGTGTATAAACTGAAGAGCACAGGCAAGACTCTCTCCAATTTAAACTGCGCTCTTTTCGCAAACATGCGGCGCCATTGGTTAAAGAAGGATGAGAATAActcttttgtcattttgtga
- the tppp2 gene encoding tubulin polymerization-promoting protein family member 2 codes for MAESSVSMADVETSFQKFAVHGDTKATGKEMNGKNFAKLCKDCHVIDGKGVTSTDTDIVFSKVKAKSARVITFEQFNQALTELAPKRFKGKSKEEALQLLYGLIVGKEPANVGVTKVAKAAAVDRLTDTSKYTGAHKERFDESGKGKGKSGREEIPDASGYVASYKGSGTYDDKVKNA; via the exons ATGGCGGAGAGCTCAGTGTCTATGGCAGACGTGGAGACGTCCTTCCAGAAGTTTGCAGTCCATGGAGACACCAAGGCCACAGGGAAGGAGATGAACGGCAAGAACTTTGCCAAGCTCTGCAAAGACTGCCACGTCATCGATGGGAAGGGCGTCACGTCCACGGACACTGACATAGTTTTCAGCAAAGTCAA GGCAAAGTCGGCTCGTGTGATCACATTTGAGCAATTCAACCAGGCACTGACTGAGTTGGCTCCCAAGCGCTTTAAAGGCAAAAGCAAAGAGGAAGCCCTACAACTGCTCTATGGTCTCATTGTTGGGAAGGAGCCTGCTAATGTCGGAGTCACT aaAGTGGCAAAGGCAGCTGCCGtggacagactgactgacacgTCCAAATACACGGGAGCACATAAGGAACGATTTGATGAGTCCGGCAAAGGGAAGGGAAAGTCCGGGCGCGAGGAGATCCCAGACGCGAGTGGCTATGTGGCATCCTACAAGGGCAGCGGCACTTACGATGACAAAGTGAAGAATGCATAA
- the ftr84 gene encoding tripartite motif-containing protein 16 — translation MTDSGFPLPPEDFCPLCVDGIRDPVTIPCGDTFCLECIKIYWDQFDHMGVYHCPQCRATFTPRPVLRRNLPDVHLEPQRQLPELTPFPYMHRESFCDFCVGRRSKAVKSCLMCLAYYCETHVKPHYESSTFKRHKLVDETGHLDRKICPQHEKGLELFCRSDQMCICVLCTVREHRSHNITSAEEERTEKQKVLVVTQSEVHYIIQERMKELQELKHNVDVLKNCAQRAQADSDKTFHEMLQAVERWKAEIHQMITANMQAAMSQAEGYVDRLEQEILELQRREAELRQILETEDNIHFLQNFPTLCVPPEAMVPKVLINPQFSFGEMSKTATEMKEHLDDICKKELSKISKTVSETPVYILLPRNGDKRLKVPDKVDFQEPKTRMDFLRYSCKMNFDPNTVYKELVLSDGNQRVTRKKTVQFYQDHPERFDGFSQVLCKEPLTGFRFYWEAEWSGEFSIGVAYKTISRKGKNSHSLLGYNDKSWSLLCSDSGYSAWHNRADKDLPGAPRATRIGVYLDYAGSTLAFYSISENMELIHRFKAQFSEPLYAGFGVGSSVTLCQLRSNHTTY, via the exons ATGACTGATTCGGGATTTCCGTTACCACCTGAGGATTTTTGTCCACTGTGTGTGGATGGGATCAGGGACCCTGTCACCATCCCCTGTGGTGACACCTTTTGTCTGGAGTGCATCAAAATCTACTGGGACCAGTTCGACCACATGGGTGTGTACCACTGCCCCCAGTGCCGTGCAACCTTCACCCCCCGGCCCGTGCTGAGGCGTAACCTGCCCGACGTACACCTCGAGCCACAGCGCCAGCTACCGGAGCTGACCCCATTTCCCTACATGCACCGCGAGTCCTTCTGCGATTTCTGTGTTGGCCGTCGCAGCAAGGCTGTCAAATCGTGCCTCATGTGCTTGGCGTACTACTGCGAAACTCACGTCAAGCCTCACTATGAATCATCCACCTTCAAGAGGCACAAGCTGGTGGATGAGACCGGCCATCTGGACAGGAAGATCTGTCCCCAGCATGAGAAAGGCTTGGAGCTGTTCTGTCGCTCTGACCAGATGTGCATCTGTGTGCTGTGCACTGTCAGAGAACACCGCAGCCACAACATCACCTCGGCAGAAGAAGAGCGCACTGAGAAACAA AAAGTGCTGGTGGTCACTCAGTCTGAAGTCCACTACATCATTCAGGAGAGGAtgaaggagctgcaggagctcaAGCATAATGTGGATGTTCTCAAA AATTGTGCCCAGCGAGCACAGGCGGACAGCGACAAGACGTTCCATGAAATGCTCCAGGCAGTGGAGCGATGGAAGGCTGAAATCCATCAGATGATAACGGCCAACATGCAGGCAGCCATGTCACAGGCCGAGGGCTACGTGGACCGTCTGGAGCAGGAGATACTGGAGCTGCAACGCAGAGAAGCCGAGCTACGGCAGATCCTCGAAACAGAGGACAACATTCATTTTCTGCAG AATTTTCCAACCCTGTGTGTTCCTCCTGAGGCCATGGTGCCCAAAGTGCTCATCAACCCTCAATTCTCCTTCGGAGAGATGAGCAAGACGGCCACAGAGATGAAGGAACACCTGGATGACATCTGTAAGAAGGAACTAAGCAAAATCTCCAAAACAG TTAGTGAAACCCCTGTGTACATACTTTTGCCAAGAAATGGAGATAAACGACTTAAAG TTCCTGACAAAGTAGATTTTCAGGAACCAAAAACAAGAATGGACTTCTTGAGAT aCTCCTGTAAGATGAATTTCGATCCAAACACAGTTTATAAAGAGCTGGTTTTGTCTGACGGGAACCAAAGGGTGACACGGAAGAAAACAGTCCAGTTTTACCAAGATCACCCGGAACGCTTTGACGGCTTCTCCCAGGTTTTGTGCAAGGAGCCTCTGACCGGTTTCAGATTTTACTGGGAGGCGGAGTGGAGCGGGGAGTTTTCCATCGGGGTGGCGTACAAGACGATCAGCCGCAAAGGCAAGAATTCACACAGTCTGCTGGGCTATAATGACAAGTCTTGGAGTCTCCTCTGCTCGGACTCGGGCTACTCTGCCTGGCACAACAGAGCTGACAAAGACCTTCCTGGTGCTCCCCGTGCTACACGCATTGGCGTCTACCTGGACTATGCAGGCAGCACTTTGGCCTTCTACTCAATATCGGAGAACATGGAGCTCATCCATCGTTTCAAAGCTCAGTTCAGTGAGCCTTTATATGCCGGCTTTGGTGTGGGCTCCTCAGTTACTCTCTGCCAGCTGAGGTCAAATCATACGACTTACTGA